A single region of the Streptomyces sp. AM 4-1-1 genome encodes:
- a CDS encoding LuxR family transcriptional regulator gives MAETLTELSRTLAVQTAPRPGTDGPGTPHGASSGIGFVYVKGLPEIAEAIQRVVDGARKEILTAQPDGPRPGAVLDKALAGVRAQIDAGVFMRTLYQHSTRFDEPTKDYVRTVAGYGAQVRTLAEFFDRLIIVDRHTAFIPANAERTVMVLVTEPAVVKFLTDMFERAWDRAEPYPFLPVRAADAAAEVIPDMRDTIRKLLIEGRSDREIARRLGLSLRSLQSHIARLKDEYAAQHRLQLGYLMGRGEATGKPPGPPRQP, from the coding sequence ATGGCGGAGACGCTCACCGAGCTGTCCCGGACTCTCGCCGTCCAGACCGCGCCCCGGCCCGGGACCGACGGTCCCGGCACGCCGCACGGGGCGTCCTCCGGAATCGGTTTCGTCTACGTCAAGGGGCTCCCGGAGATCGCCGAGGCCATCCAGCGCGTGGTGGACGGGGCGCGGAAGGAGATCCTGACGGCCCAGCCCGACGGGCCGCGCCCCGGTGCCGTGCTGGACAAGGCGCTGGCCGGGGTGCGCGCGCAGATCGACGCGGGCGTGTTCATGCGCACCCTCTACCAGCACAGCACCCGGTTCGACGAGCCGACCAAGGATTACGTGCGGACGGTCGCGGGATACGGCGCCCAGGTCCGTACCCTCGCGGAGTTCTTCGACCGGCTGATCATCGTCGACCGGCACACCGCGTTCATTCCGGCCAATGCCGAGCGCACCGTCATGGTGCTCGTCACCGAGCCCGCCGTGGTGAAGTTCCTGACGGACATGTTCGAGCGGGCCTGGGACCGGGCCGAGCCCTACCCCTTCCTGCCGGTACGGGCGGCCGACGCGGCCGCGGAAGTGATCCCCGACATGCGGGACACGATCCGCAAATTACTGATCGAGGGACGTTCCGACCGGGAGATCGCCCGCCGGCTCGGGCTCAGCCTGCGTTCGCTCCAGTCGCACATCGCGCGGCTCAAGGACGAGTACGCCGCGCAGCACCGGCTGCAACTCGGCTATCTGATGGGGCGGGGCGAGGCGACCGGGAAGCCGCCCGGCCCTCCCCGCCAGCCCTGA